From Camelina sativa cultivar DH55 chromosome 7, Cs, whole genome shotgun sequence, one genomic window encodes:
- the LOC109125614 gene encoding uncharacterized protein LOC109125614 has product MSSMIKITMVMMALVLMGVRAKAVTPCQETECKFDCGNIHQMAWANGMYWNPKMCYFGCSGRCGRDMNCRQRCKTCCHWRSPGASSTLI; this is encoded by the exons atgtCGAGTATGATCAAGATAACAATGGTGATGATGGCTTTGGTACTAATGGGCGTGAGAGCAAAAGCTGTGACTCCATGTCAAGAAACAGAATGCAAGTTCGACTGCGGAAACATTCATCAGATGGCTT GGGCAAATGGAATGTACTGGAACCCAAAGATGTGTTATTTTGGTTGCTCTGGACGTTGTGGTAGAGACATGAACTGTCGCCAACGTTGTAAGACATGTTGTCATTGGCGGTCCCCTGGTGCCTCTTCAACGttgatttga
- the LOC104701052 gene encoding uncharacterized protein LOC104701052, translating to MSSSSVIKPEDVLEHLMNDGTIDALRLRIINQLKANEELKSTTIKMAEESKVLNTPGAEKQTKRELFDALRQELEGPVLEKASKSVWDLILEKDGLGKEINETVERVFCHLSGREPPFYPPLNVEKTPMEMDKETEMKEDNSASKTKPKKRSHSEVNSSEGIDEVATTKKKQGDSSTVTLESGKTP from the exons ATGTCGTCTTCTTCGGTGATTAAACCAGAAGACGTTCTTGAACATCTTATGAACGATGGTACCATCGATGCTCTTCGATTAAGGATCATCAATCAGCTCAAAGCCAAT GAAGAGTTGAAGAGTACAACGATTAAAATGGCGGAGGAGAGTAAAGTTCTTAACACACCTGGTGCTGAGAAACAGACTAAAAGAGAACTCTTTGATGCTCTTCGTCAAGAACTCGA AGGGCCAGTGCTAGAGAAGGCATCAAAATCAGTTTGGGATCTGATTCTTGAGAAGGATGGGTTAGGGAAAGAAATAAACGAAACAGTCGAACGTGTCTTTTGCCATCTAAGTGGGCGAGAACCCCCTTTTTATCCTCCATTAAACGTAGAAAAGACCCCGATGGAGATGGATAAAGAGACAGAGATGAAAGAGGATAATAGCGCGTCaaagacaaaaccaaagaaaagaagTCATAGTGAGGTGAATTCCTCTGAAGGTATTGATGAAGTTGcaacgacgaagaagaagcaaggaGATTCCTCAACTGTAACTTTAGAATCTGGGAAAACACCGTGA
- the LOC104701053 gene encoding uncharacterized protein LOC104701053 has protein sequence MDFRRRRIQFLLFAIGLIALSMTAEKCRELVGQEAASKSGEFTFLNCFDMSSGTLACAVKEGVKLYFYNIRSIHVEKARNIAIEKALHEALVSGMPPNEAAKEVQRAGEKAAKVATRQAKRIIGPVVAAGWDFFEALYFGGTLTEGFLRGCGTMVGAYSGGYVGEQRFGRFGYLVGSTLGNWVGGRVGLMVYDVVNGVNFFFEIYQSGESYEDQPTYETSKDQSTYETFTDQSTYENSEDQSTSEHSEDQSTTYENTEDQSTYETSEDQSTTYETTSYEL, from the exons ATGGACTTCCGAAGAAGAAGGattcagtttcttctctttgctATCGGATTAATAGCTCTCAGTATGACAG CTGAAAAATGTCGGGAACTTGTTGGACAAGAAGCTGCATCAAAGAGTGGAGAGTTTACATTCTTGAACTGCTTTGATATGAGTTCAGGAACTTTAGCCTGTGCAGTTAAAGAAGGTGTAAAGCTTTATTTCTACAATATAAGATCTATTCACGTCGAGAAAGCCCGGAACATCGCTATTGAGAAAGCCTTGCATGAGGCATTGGTTAGTGGCATGCCTCCAAATGAAGCAGCCAAAGAGGTGCAGAGAGCTGGTGAAAAAGCGGCTAAAGTGGCTACCAGGCAAGCGAAACGGATCATTGGACCAGTAGTAGCAGCCGGGTGGGATTTCTTTGAAGCCCTTTACTTTGGAGGGACTTTAACTGAAGGGTTCTTGCGTGGTTGTGGAACTATGGTTGGTGCTTACTCAGGAGGGTACGTGGGTGAGCAGAGATTTGGTAGATTCGGTTATCTGGTGGGAAGTACTTTGGGGAATTGGGTTGGCGGACGAGTTGGACTGATGGTTTATGATGTTGTGAATGGGGTAAACTTCTTCTTTGAGATTTATCAATCTGGAGAAAGTTATGAGGACCAGCCCACATATGAAACATCTAAGGACCAGTCTACATACGAAACTTTTACGGACCAGTCTACATATGAAAATTCCGAGGACCAGTCAACATCTGAACATTCTGAGGATCAGTCTACTACATATGAAAATACTGAGGACCAGTCTACATATGAAACTTCTGAGGACCAGTCTACTACATATGAAACCACAAGTTATGAGCTCTAA
- the LOC104701054 gene encoding probable nicotianamine synthase 4, producing MGYCQDDQLVNTICDLYEKISKLETLKPCEDVDTLFKQLVSTCIPPNPNIDVTKMSESIQVMRSNLIKICGEAEGYLEHHFSSILTSFEDNPLHHLNLFPYYNNYLKLSKLEFDLLDQNLNGSVPKTVAFIGSGPLPLTSVVLASFHLKDSIFHNFDIDASANSVAARLVSSDPDLSQRMFFHTVDVMDVTESLKGFDVVFLAALVGMDKKEKVKVIEHLEKHMSPGALLMLRSAHGPRAFLYPIVEPCDLQGFQVLSVYHPTDEVINSIVISRKLGGDGINNGVVHDHIDQASDLACNCSKIHVIMNKKKNIIEEFAGEEQLT from the coding sequence ATGGGTTACTGCCAAGACGACCAGCTAGTGAACACGATCTGCGATCTGTACGAAAAGATCTCGAAGCTCGAGACCCTGAAGCCTTGTGAAGATGTCGACACTCTCTTCAAGCAGCTCGTGTCCACATGCATACCACCAAACCCTAACATCGACGTCACCAAGATGTCCGAAAGCATCCAAGTGATGAGATCAAACCTCATCAAAATTTGTGGAGAAGCTGAAGGTTACTTGGAGCATCACTTCTCTTCAATCTTAACTTCTTTTGAAGACAACCCACTTCACCATTTGAATCTATTTCCTTACTACAACAACTATCTCAAACTAAGCAAGCTCGAGTTCGATCTCCTCGATCAGAACCTTAACGGATCTGTTCCAAAGACTGTAGCTTTCATTGGCTCTGGTCCTCTCCCTCTTACTTCCGTTGTTCTTGCCTCTTTCCATCTCAAAGACTCGATCTTTCACAACTTCGACATCGATGCATCAGCGAACTCGGTTGCAGCTCGTCTGGTTTCGTCTGATCCTGATCTCTCTCAACGTATGTTCTTTCATACTGTTGACGTAATGGATGTGACCGAGAGCTTGAAGGGCTTCGACGTTGTGTTCTTGGCTGCTCTTGTCGGGATggataaaaaggagaaagttaAAGTGATCGAGCATCTTGAGAAACACATGTCTCCTGGTGCTTTGCTCATGTTGAGAAGCGCTCATGGACCTAGAGCATTTCTCTATCCTATCGTCGAGCCTTGTGATCTGCAAGGTTTCCAAGTTTTATCTGTTTACCACCCGACCGATGAAGTAATCAACTCCATTGTTATCTCAAGGAAGCTCGGTGGAGATGGTATTAATAATGGTGTTGTTCATGATCACATAGATCAAGCTTCGGATCTCGCGTGCAACTGTTCCAAGATCCACGTGAttatgaacaagaagaagaacattatCGAGGAGTTCGCAGGCGAAGAACAACTTACTTAA
- the LOC104701055 gene encoding RNA polymerase II-associated protein 3 isoform X1 → MARSPNKHGRDQTQDFQGFLNDLQDWELSLKEKDKKMKQKPSNSLNPSSEIFRPGGSGQYDFVKNHGLISDLSSSLTGESLLDANSEKEQGNEFFKQKKFNEAIDCYSRSIALSPNAVAYANRAMAYLKIRRYREAEVDCTEALNLDDRYIKAYSRRATARKELGMIKEAKEDAEFALRLEPESEELKKQYANIKSLLEKEIIEKASGAMQSTAQDLLKKSGLDKKTKMSNAEMILKPVTLGAKTNRDMVQPLPASKESSGKKLIENVQPEEKRKEGTKKIAAITENLDSKKVTPRSLSYEKEAKSSDKNGTQPSALGNMVSKMLELKPSVHELAAHAASLAMAEVSKNIKAPKSAYEFENSWRSFSGDRALQTQLLKVMSPSSLPQVFKNALTSPVLVDIIKCVASFFSEDMDLAVKYIENLTKVPRFNMLVMCLTSTEKNELLKIWEDVFCDKATPVEYSEVLGKLRSRYCLKQ, encoded by the exons ATGGCTAGGTCACCGAACAAACACGGCCGCGATCAAACTCAG gaTTTCCAGGGATTTTTGAATGACTTGCAGGATTGGGAACTTTCATTGAAGGAGAAagacaagaagatgaagcagaaacCTTCTAATTCGTTGAATCCG AGTAGTGAGATATTTAGACCAGGTGGTTCAGGGCAGTATGACTTTGTTAAGAATCATGGTTTAATTAGTGATTTGTCGAGTAGTTTGACCGGAGAAAGTCTATTGGATGCTAATTCAGAGAAGGAGCAG GGGAATGAATTTTTCAAGCAGAAGAAGTTTAATGAAGCGATTGATTGTTACTCTCGGAGCATTGCTTTATCACCTAATGCTGTTGCTTATGCAAATCGCGCGATGGCTTACCTTAAAATCAGAAG ATATCGAGAGGCTGAGGTAGACTGCACAGAAGCCTTAAATCTGGATGATCGATATATAAAAGCATACTCACGCCGAGCGACAGCTAGAAAAGAACTTGGAATGATTAAAGAGGCCAAAGAAG ATGCTGAGTTTGCTTTAAGATTGGAGCCTGAGAGCGAGGAACTTAAGAAGCAATATGCCAACATAAAATCTTTGCTCgagaaa gaaatcattgagaaagcCAGTGGAGCAATGCAAAGCACTGCACAAGACTTACTCAAAAAATCAGGTTtggataagaaaacaaaaatgtcaaatgCAGAAATGATTTTGAAGCCGGTGACCCTAGGGGCCAAAACGAACAGGGATATGGTTCAGCCTCTTCCAGCTAGCAAGGAAAGTTCGGGAAAGAAGCTCATTGAAAATGTACAACCTGAG gagaaaagaaaagaaggtaCGAAGAAAATTGCAGCTATCACGGAAAATCTAGACAGCAAAAAAGTGACGCCTAGAAGCCTAAGTTATGAAAAGGAGGCGAAGTCTTCTGACAAAAATGGCACTCAGCCTTCTGCACTG GGAAACATGGTTTCCAAAATGCTGGAACTAAAGCCATCAGTACACGAGCTTGCTGCTCATGCAGCGTCACTTGCAATGGCTGAAGtttctaaaaacattaaagCCCCAAAATCTGCTTACGAATTTGAGAACTCTTGGCGGAGTTTTTCTGGCGACCGTGCACTACAAACCCAATTGTTGAAG GTCATGTCTCCGAGCTCTTTACCTCAGGTTTTCAAGAACGCCTTGACTTCTCCTGTGCTAGTTGACATAATAAAATGTGTAGCCTCATTTTTCTC TGAAGACATGGATTTGGCTGTCAAATACATTGAGAACCTAACAAAGGTTCCTAGATTCAACATGCTCGTCATGTGCCTTACCTCAACCGAGAAAAACG AGCTTCTGAAGATATGGGAGGATGTTTTCTGCGACAAAGCAACTCCAGTGGAGTATTCAGAGGTCTTAGGCAAACTGAGGTCGAGATACTGCCTCAAACAGTAA
- the LOC104701055 gene encoding RNA polymerase II-associated protein 3 isoform X2, protein MARSPNKHGRDQTQDWELSLKEKDKKMKQKPSNSLNPSSEIFRPGGSGQYDFVKNHGLISDLSSSLTGESLLDANSEKEQGNEFFKQKKFNEAIDCYSRSIALSPNAVAYANRAMAYLKIRRYREAEVDCTEALNLDDRYIKAYSRRATARKELGMIKEAKEDAEFALRLEPESEELKKQYANIKSLLEKEIIEKASGAMQSTAQDLLKKSGLDKKTKMSNAEMILKPVTLGAKTNRDMVQPLPASKESSGKKLIENVQPEEKRKEGTKKIAAITENLDSKKVTPRSLSYEKEAKSSDKNGTQPSALGNMVSKMLELKPSVHELAAHAASLAMAEVSKNIKAPKSAYEFENSWRSFSGDRALQTQLLKVMSPSSLPQVFKNALTSPVLVDIIKCVASFFSEDMDLAVKYIENLTKVPRFNMLVMCLTSTEKNELLKIWEDVFCDKATPVEYSEVLGKLRSRYCLKQ, encoded by the exons ATGGCTAGGTCACCGAACAAACACGGCCGCGATCAAACTCAG GATTGGGAACTTTCATTGAAGGAGAAagacaagaagatgaagcagaaacCTTCTAATTCGTTGAATCCG AGTAGTGAGATATTTAGACCAGGTGGTTCAGGGCAGTATGACTTTGTTAAGAATCATGGTTTAATTAGTGATTTGTCGAGTAGTTTGACCGGAGAAAGTCTATTGGATGCTAATTCAGAGAAGGAGCAG GGGAATGAATTTTTCAAGCAGAAGAAGTTTAATGAAGCGATTGATTGTTACTCTCGGAGCATTGCTTTATCACCTAATGCTGTTGCTTATGCAAATCGCGCGATGGCTTACCTTAAAATCAGAAG ATATCGAGAGGCTGAGGTAGACTGCACAGAAGCCTTAAATCTGGATGATCGATATATAAAAGCATACTCACGCCGAGCGACAGCTAGAAAAGAACTTGGAATGATTAAAGAGGCCAAAGAAG ATGCTGAGTTTGCTTTAAGATTGGAGCCTGAGAGCGAGGAACTTAAGAAGCAATATGCCAACATAAAATCTTTGCTCgagaaa gaaatcattgagaaagcCAGTGGAGCAATGCAAAGCACTGCACAAGACTTACTCAAAAAATCAGGTTtggataagaaaacaaaaatgtcaaatgCAGAAATGATTTTGAAGCCGGTGACCCTAGGGGCCAAAACGAACAGGGATATGGTTCAGCCTCTTCCAGCTAGCAAGGAAAGTTCGGGAAAGAAGCTCATTGAAAATGTACAACCTGAG gagaaaagaaaagaaggtaCGAAGAAAATTGCAGCTATCACGGAAAATCTAGACAGCAAAAAAGTGACGCCTAGAAGCCTAAGTTATGAAAAGGAGGCGAAGTCTTCTGACAAAAATGGCACTCAGCCTTCTGCACTG GGAAACATGGTTTCCAAAATGCTGGAACTAAAGCCATCAGTACACGAGCTTGCTGCTCATGCAGCGTCACTTGCAATGGCTGAAGtttctaaaaacattaaagCCCCAAAATCTGCTTACGAATTTGAGAACTCTTGGCGGAGTTTTTCTGGCGACCGTGCACTACAAACCCAATTGTTGAAG GTCATGTCTCCGAGCTCTTTACCTCAGGTTTTCAAGAACGCCTTGACTTCTCCTGTGCTAGTTGACATAATAAAATGTGTAGCCTCATTTTTCTC TGAAGACATGGATTTGGCTGTCAAATACATTGAGAACCTAACAAAGGTTCCTAGATTCAACATGCTCGTCATGTGCCTTACCTCAACCGAGAAAAACG AGCTTCTGAAGATATGGGAGGATGTTTTCTGCGACAAAGCAACTCCAGTGGAGTATTCAGAGGTCTTAGGCAAACTGAGGTCGAGATACTGCCTCAAACAGTAA
- the LOC104701056 gene encoding proteasome subunit beta type-4, translated as MTFTIPIENGDAVKIAEAESQRTLYPYVTGTSIVAIKYKDGVLMASDMGGSYGSTLRYKNIERMKAIGKHSLLGASGEISDFQEILRYLDELTLNDNMWDDGNSLGPKEIHNYLTRVMYNRRNKFNPLWNTLVLGGVKNGKSYLGMVSMIGVSFEDDHVATGFGNHLARPILRDEWHADLSFEDGVKLLEKCMRVLLYRDRSAINKLQIAKITEEGVTVSQPYSLKTFWEFSSFHNPTASAEGSW; from the exons ATGACT TTTACTATTCCGATTGAGAACGGTGATGCTGTGAAGATAGCAGAAGCTGAATCACAAAGAACGCt GTACCCATATGTTACTGGAACTTCAATTGttgcaatcaagtacaaagatGGGGTTTTGATGGCTTCTGACATGGGAG GTTCATATGGATCCACCTTAAGATACAAGAACATTGAGAGGATGAAGGCTATTGGTAAGCATTCTCTTCTTGGTGCCAGTGGAGAAATCAGTGACTTTCAGGAGATTCTCCGTTATCTTGATGAGCTCAC CCTGAACGATAACATGTGGGATGATGGTAATTCTTTGGGACCAAAAGAGATTCACAACTATCTGACCCGTGTGATGTATAACCGTCGGAACAAGTTTAACCCTCTGTGGAACACTCTCGTCCTTGGAGGCGTCAAAAACGGGAAAAGTTACCTTGGAATG GTTTCAATGATTGGTGTTAGTTTTGAAGATGATCATGTTGCCACTGGCTTTGGAAACCATCTCGCGAGGCCAATTCTTCGTGATGAGTGGCATGCGGACCTGAGCTTTGAAGATGGTGTCAAGCTCCTTGAGAAATGTATGCGTGTGCTTCTTTACCGTGACAGATCTGCTATTAACAAGCTTCAG ATAGCAAAGATCACAGAAGAAGGTGTGACGGTTTCTCAGCCATACTCATTGAAGACATTCTGGGAATTCTCATCGTTCCACAACCCAACCGCTAGTGCTGAAGGCTCCTGGTAA
- the LOC104701058 gene encoding uncharacterized protein LOC104701058 has protein sequence MANTNTILEVEAYDPDMEPPQNTEGKCKMAKKFPIFELKSGLSDMLRLTSRKQKKRFKELKKKLIQYIKENNMPIETRELEIIEEPHLLCEIIILLKELIIMDL, from the exons ATGGCGAACACAAATACGATTCTCGAGGTTGAAGCCTATGATCCAGATATGGAACCACCACAGAATACAGAAGGAAAGTGTAAGATGGCGAAGAAATTTCCGATTTTTGAGCTTAAATCCGGACTCAGTGATATGTTGCGCCTAACttcgagaaaacaaaaaaagcgtTTCAAG gagttgaagaagaagctgatacaatacattaaagaaaacaacatgCCTATTGAAACCAGAGAACTGGAGATAATCGAAGAGCCACACTTGTTGTGTGAAATCATAATACTTTTGAAAGAATTGATAATTATGGATCTGTAG
- the LOC104701059 gene encoding vicilin-like seed storage protein At2g18540, with protein MESLGGIGFSNTSSATKKKRSTTLRRPWNERQLQDASSLPSTPIPDNNENKIEEIEAVESDEGSTNGSFQGSNLVRQGGAHSTASTEGFLVPCKRNHSINTTEHRAGFDENTIKKVKLKLGGSSKTINVVSASDGASDIGLCSTKSSHAPDDALAISQTNQEISNERSAKLRETPLDTASKSDSCNDTQDRKTKTNPIRKSNRISKRRVLDEELDSLDDDDEEIQFLKRMKMARVVAAEEDVDDDEERSRKHKKLSKVMKQNVELPRGVGTSEKSGKKDRTGKAFDDADYVKDDDDEEEEVVSDVEPGNKSSRTRRAAEEGQSEVKTEMTVTTRRRSGHSGNLIEFPCGLPPAPPRKRKENGLEVDQQLKKAEAARRRKMQVEKAARESEAEAIRKILGQDSSRKKKEDKIKKRQEEKAKEKAADTIARRSDTVKWVMGPSGTIVTFPEELGLPTIFNSTPHSYPPPRERCAGPECTNPYKYRDSESNLPLCSLRCYKAIKG; from the exons ATGGAAAGTCTTGGAGGTATAGGGTTCAGTAATACTAGCAGtgctacaaagaagaagagaagcaccACGTTGCGCCGGCCTTGGAATGAACGACAGTTACAGGATGCTTCGTCGTTGCCATCCACACCAATCCCTGACAAT AATGAGAATAAGATAGAAGAGATAGAAGCAGTGGAGTCAGATGAAGGTTCAACAAATGGTTCGTTCCAAGGTAGTAACCTAGTGAGGCAAGGTGGAGCTCACAGCACTGCGTCCACTGAAGGATTTCTTGTCCCTTGTAAAAGGAATCACTCAATTAACACAACAGAACATCGAGCGGGTTTTGATGAGAATACCATCAAGAAGGTTAAGCTCAAACTCGGTGGTTCGTCAAAAACTATAAATGTAGTATCTGCTTCTGATGGTGCTTCTGATATTGGATTGTGCTCGACAAAGTCTTCCCATGCGCCAGATGATGCCTTGGCAATTAGTCAGACTAACCAG GAAATTTCAAACGAGCGATCCGCTAAACTAAGAGAGACAccgctggacaccgcaagcaaatCAGATTCATGTAATGATACCCAAGataggaaaacaaaaacgaatccGATCCGTAAAAGCAACCGGATTTCTAAGAGACGTGTTTTGGATGAGGAACTCGATagtcttgatgatgatgacgaagaaaTTCAGTTTCTCAAAAGGATGAAAATGGCTAGAGTTGTTGCTGCggaagaagatgttgatgacgatgaagaaaggagcagaaaacataaaaagctTTCCAAGGTAATGAAACAAAATGTAGAACTCCCACGTGGTGTAGGAACATCAGAGAAGTCAGGTAAGAAGGATAGAACGGGAAAAGCATTTGATGACGCTGATTATGTCAAGGACGATgacgatgaggaagaagaggttgTATCAGATGTTGAGCCAGGAAATAAGAGCTCGAGAACTAGGAGAGCAGCTGAAGAAGGTCAGAGTGAAGTTAAGACAGAAATGACTGTGACTACTCGTCGACGTTCTGGACATAGTGGAAACCTCATTGAGTTTCCTTGTGGCTTACCTCCGGCTCCACCTAGAA aGCGAAAAGAAAATGGATTAGAGGTTGATCAGCAACTAAAGAAAGCTGAGGCTGCTCGGAGACGTAAAATGCAAGTCGAAAAGGCAGCTAGAGAATCAGAG GCTGAGGCAATCAGGAAGATTCTGGGCCAAGACTCTagcagaaagaagaaagaagataagatAAAGAAACGCCAAGAAGAGAAGGCCAAG GAGAAGGCTGCAGACACGATTGCCCGTAGATCAGACACAGTAAAGTGGGTGATGGGTCCTTCAGGAACCATCGTAACCTTCCCAGAAGAACTTGGATTGCCAACTATATTCAACTCTACACCTCACAG TTATCCTCCACCACGGGAGAGATGTGCTGGTCCAGAATGTACAAACCCATACAAATACAGAGATTCAGAGTCAAATCTACCATTGTGCAGCCTCCGATGCTACAAAGCGATCAAAGGCTAA